The window TATGAATGTGTTTAGACTTGAGAAACTATAGTACTTCTAACAAATATTAACATACTACCACTATCAAAGCTTCTTGCTAGTTGATAAATCAGGGTTTCTTCTAACAGTCGTAAAACCATTTTATTTCACTGTCGAGGAACTGTTTGCCTAAATTACATTCTACCAATATACTAATAATtgcctttgattttttttctggctttAAGTGCTGATTAACTATTTCAGTACTACTGCATACAACTTTAACGGTATATATCACATACCTATCAGtagaatagaagtccatattttgtagaggaatgtgtatataaagattacaaaatgggaaagtctttatttatatatttttttatttttcttggagataacgACTTCCCCATTTGGTAATCCTCACATATATCACTTTCGAAGGCACCTCATGCTGCAGACTTAGTATACTGAGGACTTCCTCGACCTTACTTTTAAGTATAATgtccaaattatttaaaaatgtatttatttccaCTTGTATAAGtatttacaaaatgttttaaacgaATTTCACAACCcataaagaaaacaaacaacatgtaacaaacaatattattaaattactgtaAAAGAAATATAAGTCTTCAATATCAAGTCTGACAGACCAACAAAATTGTCACATTATACTCTTAAATAAAATCATGGAATAGATTTGTTCTTACTCTATCTTATCACCCAAAAACAccgtaataaaataaaaaaaatttaacccaTTTGCTCGCAACACTTTCACACTTAAAATTCACTTTTCCCTTTGTTAAGAGGCAGTTTTCTGGCCCGCAGCCTTCTGTTGCGCTTTAATAAACTCCGGATAGTCAATATATCCGTCCTTGTTGCCATCATCGACGTTTAATATCGGATCTATCAGGTTCACAAGTTCGTCATCTTTGAAGATTTTCTCTtcaatttcttgtttttctttgCTGCCTTGCTCTAAGGACAAACAAGAAGGGACGTGtcacaaaaacaaacaaaagcACACAAGTACAACATTAAACACTTAAagcaaattaaaacttttagtCGGCAACTTACCGTGCCAATGgattaatgatttaattaattcacaTCCGTCCAGTTTATTGTTATTATCAGCGTCGTGCATTTTGAAGTAATGGAACTGCAATTCTTGGTCAGTCATTTTGCTGGTGTCTATGGGCATTTCTAAATGTTCCTGGATATGTCTGGAAAGGGTTTGTTTCGACTAagaattttaagataatttaataagaatattctcacTCTTTTTCATGAGCCATATTTTCTTGACTGAATATTGGTCTTTGTTGGTGGCCTCCATGGTGACCATGAGCATGTCCTTGGGGTTGTGGGGGTTGCTGAATAAGAGACAAAACATTTCATATAAACTTGCAAGAGACAAAGAAAAAAAGCATGTAAGTCCCAACATATGTTTTGTGTGTTAAATGAAGGGAAAAATACAGGATTTTCatgttaaaataaacatttatgatgaaaatattaataattattgagcCATTTGTGCTAATAATGATGAAAATGACTTAGTTAGATCTAAATCAAGCAGCATTCCattagaattttaaatactCCCATGCCATACAGGTTAATGCTTGCTAACTAATTAATAGAATTTACTTGATGGTGTACAGGAACTTGCTGTTGCATTGGGGGTTGCTGAAATTGTTGCACCGGAACCTGCTtttgcaattaaataattaaagatcgAAAATACAAGTAATAGTTAAAACCCACCTGTTGTTGCTGGTATTGCTGCTGGACTGGTACTTGTTGTACTGGAGGATGTTGCTGCTGATATTGCGGATGTTGTTGCTGATATTGGGGTTGTTGATactaaaagttaaatatttggTATCCTAGAGTCTTCTTTTCATTAATATGCTGTATAGCCTGATTTGGAAATCAGggtatttattatgtttttcaaaaatgcttaTTCGCTTATACAATATATTCTCTTAATCAGTGATAGACATTggtaataataaagaaatagacTAAAATTAAACACCAGTgacattcttaaaaatataatggaaactgttcacattcaattggataatgaaactattttgttctctgatactgtgaaggttctgggacttacaatagacaattctttaaggtttaaggaacatgttaatagtcttctgcagaggtgttatttacgcatgcgtatgctttataccaataaacacattttaaattttaaaactaggaaaaaacttgtagtggctcttgttttatctattctaaattactgccttatagtttattatccttgcttagaccaaataaatcgttaccgcctgcaacgcgtgcagaatacttgctgtagatttatttttaacctcgaaagtttgatcatgtatcagactctatacttcagttgaggtggttaacgctaccttacctattcaaattcttcacttctacttttctttatcgattatatgttagtcaaagacctgaatatctttttgaaaagttaataccaagaaaccatgttcacactcgaaatattagatacaatatcttgaccatgccgcaccattccacggctctattcgagcgatcttttacttataatgccgttaagttctttaatacttataaaccaatatttaatacttcgttaaatgtgtataggaaatattataaacttttgtttttaaatcaatccaaaatatagtctagtgttctagaagataaatacttttatatatacttgtttctttttttgtttttttttctcgttttctccatttaaactgtgaatgttaggaaggttaagagttaaagagtagctttaagctaatcttcgccttcttggcaatgtagtattaagtaatattataagattaatattgctttttttttaataaagacatattattattattattattattctgtagGTAAATCCTGACATATATGACAAATTTTTGGAAACTTTTAAAGCCTTTTTAATGATTGTAATAGAATCTTAGGTTTTATAAAAAGACAATGTGCAAACTTTCAAagttataaaacaataataacactTTATTATTCCTATGTGTTTAGTAAGCTTCATTTGCATCACTACTATAGAACcctagatataaaaatataacattaacaGCCACATACACATTagtcctttttatttttatcattttagaACTCGAAAAAAGACTTTTAGatattttactattattaagcattattaacaatttgtatatataatttGTAAGAATATGTAGTCTTAGAAATCATGAtctcttttagttttttgtattgCATACTGGAGAACACATTATTATCAGAATTGCTTTAGTAAGAATGGTAAAAGCTGTTAATTTGCATTTTAAAGAGCTTAACATGGATTTGCTTGCAACAGATTTGTTACAGTATAAAAATAGAGTAAAACCTTAAGTTCCTGGAATTTGATAAGTTACAGGTAATTATTTTGTGATACTGTAACCcaataatgtataaaattaagtttgattGAGTAGTTAGTTAGATattacttgaaaaataaaaagcctGATACAAGGGATTATAAAGTCCTgataaattcataataaatacCATTATAGCACTACATAAaatgattataaatattttctatatattgaATTAAAGAGTTTCGttggaataaaatatattgtcattgttctaaattaaaatatttttagctgcACATTATTTCGTTTAAGAATATAGGCTGTTAACCCTTTAAAACCCTCTGGGCATAATAATGCACAGTTATTTCAAGTGTCAAACTAGTCTGTAATATTACTCTGGATAAATAAGTTGTACAGTTTTCTCTAAAGTTTTATCGATTTGGGATACGATAGATGGAAGGAGTAtcagaattttcatttatttattggcAATAGCCGCCATGCACCAAATCAGCTGtggtaagtaaaaataaatccataataATCAATGaaatctaaaatgttttttgcattttttttgcacaaatATTTAGCACAGGGATAGACAAATTTAGTTTCTAgagtattttgataaaaatatgtctTTATAAGCATGAAAACATTATCTGTTTTTGTTTGTGCATAATTATGCACACCCGATCTCgacgttatattttttatacttatttgtTTATATACATGTTTGgcataagaataataatataatttttttttatatcttataagtgtttattttattttgacgttagTAAGTATGGGGTGTATGTTTTTAGGGAAAATGTACGAcccataaaatgaaaaagatgctgcagttttattgcaatttttggaATCAACCTCCGACATTGAACTTAGTGAGGAGGAATGGGagtgtaataatttatataaatttgaagAATCTCAACCCAGTGCGCAAAATGTCGTTCGCCTGGGTGCTGACAAAGAAGGGCCCACTACAGTGGAAATACCGGAGTTGCACTTGGATGACGAGGATGACTTGCCCCTGTCAATTTTTGCTGGCCCCCCTACATCACAACAGTATGAATTCAGCAAAATTGTCACGTCGAAAGAATCTATAAAATGGACTTAAGATGATTTTTTGACCCCCGACTTTGTATGGAAAGAAGAAACGCATATCAATACGTCTGTTGAGTCTGAGGTTCAAGATCCATGACAATACTTCGGTAAATATATAGATGATGCTGAATTTCAAGAAATGGCTGAATTTACCAACATGTAcgctttttaaaatgataaaactaGATTCAAAACTACAACTtcagatgaaataaaaagcttGTTTAGTCTACACATTATAGCTGGGTGCTTGAAGTTTCCGCAAGTACGTTTATATTGGAATAAAACTTTGCGAATCAACATTTTTGGGGAAACTATGTCAAGAGATCGTTTTTTTCAACTTCGTTCCTAACTTGCATTGTGTAAACAACTTAGACATTCCCAAAGATACAACAGATAAATTTTATAAGGTAAGACCTTTATATGAAGGTATTCGAAAACGATGTCTGGAATTGAAATTGGAAGAGAATCTTTGCATCGACGAGCAGATTATTCCCTTTAGAGGACATTTTTCTGTTGttcaatacataaaaaacaaacctACACCCTGGGGAATAAAATTGTTTGTTCTATGTGGAAAATTGGGAATGGCCtatgactttattttatacCAAGGCGGGTCTACAGGATTGAGTGCCGATTTAATGAAAAGGTTCGGATTTGGTGCCACAATAGTACTTCAACTTTCCGAAAGAATAACAAATGAAGGGCACAAACTATACTTTGATAACTATTTCTCTTCCTATGCTGCCCTTTAAGTTCtcaagtcaaaaaaaatatcagcaGCGGAAACCGTTAGAGTCAATCGATTTAGCAACCCACCATTGAGCAGCGACAAAGATATAAAAAGGCAAGGAAGAGGCACTTACGAACAACTAAAGAGTAAGGATAATGATATTGTTTTGGTAAAATGGATGGACAATTGTAGTGTAGTTTTGGCTTCAAATTTGGTCGGTGTTGGGAATGAAGATACTGTTGTTAGATgggataagaataaaaaatgctatatagATGTACCAAGacccagtggcgaagcgtacgagaaGACacggtagacactgtctacccaaaattatccagttatttctcattaatttattacgtaattatttcatgtaattgttgaattcaaatttaaaaaaaaaaaataacacagaatgtagtcgctctacttactattattatatagtatctaaacggctacaatatctatctatctatctataatatctagGGCGCGCCCCacctgacgcaccaattaaaataaaaatgcagggctgacacccaattaatgtatacgagccccaggaagacacattgatatttgtcttccgaaatttggagcatctaatcgaaccatatacgcattacgcaggtgacagaggtccagccgcatcagtattcagcctattacgtatgcaaaatttactcgcgggaaggACCtttgagcttttgtctatcgaagtcgaccagctattttattatgctcttgagggttattgtttatggacacgcttgatctggtcggccgcaatacatcttcagttttgttttttgatgaacATGCATTTGGTG of the Anthonomus grandis grandis chromosome 3, icAntGran1.3, whole genome shotgun sequence genome contains:
- the LOC126734171 gene encoding multiple coagulation factor deficiency protein 2 homolog isoform X3, which translates into the protein MNSFLILLAFSGLLGVRSQRPPPGVNPQHYQQGQYQQPQYQQQHPQYQQQHPPVQQVPVQQQYQQQQQVPVQQFQQPPMQQQVPVHHQQPPQPQGHAHGHHGGHQQRPIFSQENMAHEKEHIQEHLEMPIDTSKMTDQELQFHYFKMHDADNNNKLDGCELIKSLIHWHVDSSTPAAEEQLKGSIYDDETLSTIIDDVLQRSDKNFDGFITWIEYKEANI
- the LOC126734171 gene encoding multiple coagulation factor deficiency protein 2 homolog isoform X4; translation: MNSFLILLAFSGLLGVRSQRPPPGVNPQHYQQGQYQQPQYQQQHPQYQQQHPPVQQVPVQQQYQQQQQPPQPQGHAHGHHGGHQQRPIFSQENMAHEKEHIQEHLEMPIDTSKMTDQELQFHYFKMHDADNNNKLDGCELIKSLIHWHEQGSKEKQEIEEKIFKDDELVNLIDPILNVDDGNKDGYIDYPEFIKAQQKAAGQKTAS
- the LOC126734171 gene encoding multiple coagulation factor deficiency protein 2 homolog isoform X2, giving the protein MNSFLILLAFSGLLGVRSQRPPPGVNPQHYQQGQYQQPQYQQQHPQYQQQHPPVQQVPVQQQYQQQQVPVQQFQQPPMQQQVPVHHQQPPQPQGHAHGHHGGHQQRPIFSQENMAHEKEHIQEHLEMPIDTSKMTDQELQFHYFKMHDADNNNKLDGCELIKSLIHWHEQGSKEKQEIEEKIFKDDELVNLIDPILNVDDGNKDGYIDYPEFIKAQQKAAGQKTAS
- the LOC126734171 gene encoding multiple coagulation factor deficiency protein 2 homolog isoform X1 is translated as MNSFLILLAFSGLLGVRSQRPPPGVNPQHYQQGQYQQPQYQQQHPQYQQQHPPVQQVPVQQQYQQQQQVPVQQFQQPPMQQQVPVHHQQPPQPQGHAHGHHGGHQQRPIFSQENMAHEKEHIQEHLEMPIDTSKMTDQELQFHYFKMHDADNNNKLDGCELIKSLIHWHEQGSKEKQEIEEKIFKDDELVNLIDPILNVDDGNKDGYIDYPEFIKAQQKAAGQKTAS